One Megalops cyprinoides isolate fMegCyp1 chromosome 23, fMegCyp1.pri, whole genome shotgun sequence genomic region harbors:
- the golt1ba gene encoding golgi transport 1Ba isoform X1 encodes MISLTDSQKIGMGLTGFGVFFLFFGMILFFDKALLAIGNILFVAGISFVIGLERTFRFFFQKHKMKATSFFLGGVFVVLIGWPVVGMILEIYGFFLLFRGFFPVVVGFIRRIPILGSLLNLPGISGFVDKIGESNNMV; translated from the exons ATGATTTCCCTAACGGATTCACAAA AAATTGGCATGGGCCTGACAGGCTTTGgagtgtttttcctgttctttggAATGATCCTGTTCTTTGACAAGGCACTCCTTGCTATAGGAAAT aTCCTGTTTGTAGCAGGCATTTCCTTTGTCATCGGGCTGGAAAGGACCTTCAGGTTCTTCTTCCAGAAACATAAGATGAAGGCAACAAGCTTCTTCCTTGGCGGTGTGTTTGtggtgctgattggctggccagTTGTGGGGATGATCCTGGAGATTTATGGATTCTTCCTCTTATTCAG gggcTTCTTCCCAGTGGTCGTGGGCTTCATCAGGAGGATTCCTATCCTGGGGTCCCTGTTAAATCTCCCAGGAATCAGTGGG ttCGTGGATAAAATTGGAGAGAGCAACAACATGGTATAA
- the golt1ba gene encoding golgi transport 1Ba isoform X2, protein MISLTDSQKIGMGLTGFGVFFLFFGMILFFDKALLAIGNILFVAGISFVIGLERTFRFFFQKHKMKATSFFLGGVFVVLIGWPVVGMILEIYGFFLLFRGFFPVVVGFIRRIPILGSLLNLPGISGPS, encoded by the exons ATGATTTCCCTAACGGATTCACAAA AAATTGGCATGGGCCTGACAGGCTTTGgagtgtttttcctgttctttggAATGATCCTGTTCTTTGACAAGGCACTCCTTGCTATAGGAAAT aTCCTGTTTGTAGCAGGCATTTCCTTTGTCATCGGGCTGGAAAGGACCTTCAGGTTCTTCTTCCAGAAACATAAGATGAAGGCAACAAGCTTCTTCCTTGGCGGTGTGTTTGtggtgctgattggctggccagTTGTGGGGATGATCCTGGAGATTTATGGATTCTTCCTCTTATTCAG gggcTTCTTCCCAGTGGTCGTGGGCTTCATCAGGAGGATTCCTATCCTGGGGTCCCTGTTAAATCTCCCAGGAATCAGTGGG CCTTCCTAA
- the recql gene encoding ATP-dependent DNA helicase Q1 — translation MERDSVNEVQAELEGVEAELEVVELQISELLERQAHLNSRKKQLLKKLEQACDSAQPSGSAQPSAPVSTKQDLKRYEGADFPWSQEVQKQLSAVFQLHKFRPLQLLAINLTMSGKDIFLVMPTGRGKSLCYQLPAVCSEGFTLVIAPLVSLMEDQLMYLKSVSVSAVTLNASSTKEHAKWVMGAMTEKKTPFKLLYVTPEKISKSKLLMSRLEKAYNAGTLERIAVDEVHCCSQWGHDFRPDYKLLGILKRQFPKVPMIGLTATATSSVLKDCQKILCVPEPITLTASFNRPNLYYEVRMKETNSEDSTDDIVALIQEKYKDQSGIIYVFSQKDAEVVSANLQKKGILAQPYHANMEAADKSRVHRHWTTNKIQVVVATVAFGMGIDKPDVRFVIHHSLSKSMENYYQESGRAGRDDKPADCILYFGFADIFRISTMVVMENVGQQKLMQMVAYCQTLDRCRRTVMASHFDEVWDDEDCNQMCDICRHGNDYATVDITQHAREAVQVVEVADSMNEKMTPLKVVEAWMGKGPAKRRKMIQVTTLSRVEVEAILIHLLLQGYFSEDFSFTPYTTYFYLKLGRKAGLLKNDKHTVTMKMKRNVPAGDSVKVSRHGNSAQTKGGKRSGDKAGLTPPVTKKSKEVVL, via the exons ATGGAGAGGGACAGTGTTAATG AGGTGCAGGCGGAGCTTGAGGGAgtggaggcggagctggaggtggtggagctgcAGATCTCCGAGCTGCTGGAGCGGCAGGCCCATCTGAACTCCAGGAAGAAGCAGTTGCTCAAGAAGCTGGAGCAAGCCTGTGACTCCGCCCAGCCGTCAGGCTCCGCCCAACCCTCTGCGCCTGTGAGCACCAAGCAGGACCTGAAGCGTTATGAGGGcgcag ATTTCCCGTGGTCCCAAGAAGTGCAGAAacagctgtcagctgtgttCCAGCTGCACAAGTTCCGCCCACTCCAGCTGCTGGCCATCAACCTCACCATGTCGGGCAAAGACATCTTCCTGGTGATGCCCACAGGCCGTGGCAAAAGCCTGTGCTACCAGCTacctgctgtctgctctgaGG gcTTTACTTTGGTGATCGCACCCCTGGTGTCTCTCATGGAGGATCAGCTCATGTACCTGAAGTCTGTCAGCGTCTCTGCAGTCACACTCAATGCCTCTAGCACCAAG GAGCATGCTAAGTGGGTCATGGGTGCCATGACAGAAAAGAAGACGCCTTTCAAACTTCTGTACGTGACCCCGGAGAAAATATCCAAGAGCAAACTCCTGATGTCACGGCTGGAAAAGGCCTACAATGCAGGGACACTGGAGCGCATTGCTGTGGATGAGGTTCACTGCTGTAGCCAGTGGGGCCATGACTTCAGACCTG ACTACAAGCTGTTGGGCATCTTGAAGAGGCAGTTCCCCAAGGTTCCCATGATCGGGCTCACTGCCACGGCAACCAGCAGCGTTCTGAAGGACTGCCAGAAGATCCTGTGTGTTCCTGAGCCCATCACGCTCACCGCCTCCTTTAACCGACCCAACCTCTATTACGAG GTTCGGATGAAAGAAACAAACTCTGAAGATTCAACAGATGACATTGTGGCATTGATCCAAGAGAAATACAAGGATCAGtcag gGATAATTTACGTGTTTTCCCAGAAGGATGCAGAGGTTGTGTCTGCGAACCTACAGAAAAAAGGCATCCTGGCCCAGCCGTACCACGCCAACATGGAGGCCGCTGACAAGTCCCGCGTACACCGGCACTGGACCACTAACAAGATCCAG GTGGTAGTGGCGACCGTAGCGTTCGGGATGGGGATCGACAAGCCTGATGTCAGATTCGTGATTCATCACTCACTCAGCAAATCCATGGAGAACTACTACCAGGAGAGTGGGCGTGCAG GACGCGACGACAAGCCTGCAGACTGCATCCTGTACTTTGGATTCGCGGACATCTTTAGAATCAGTACCATGGTTGTCATGGAGAACGTCGGCCAACAGAAACTCATGCAGATGGTGGCTTACTGCCAGACTCTTGACAG GTGTCGCCGGACTGTGATGGCAAGCCATTTTGACGAGGTCTGGGATGATGAAGATTGTAACCAGATGTGTGACATCTGTCGCCACGGCAATG actATGCCACAGTGGACATCACCCAGCACGCCCGCGAGGCGGTGCAGGTTGTGGAGGTCGCTGACTCCATGAACGAGAAGATGACTCCCCTGAAGGTGGTGGAGGCCTGGATGGGGAAGGGTCCCGCCAAACGCCGCAAGATGATACAGGTCACCACCCTGTCCCgtgtggaggtggaggccaTCCTCATTCACCTCCTACTGCAGGGGTACTTCAG TGAGGACTTTAGCTTCACCCCCTACACCACCTACTTCTATCTGAAGCTGGGTCGAAAGGCTGGGCTGCTGAAGAATGACAAGCACACCGTCACcatgaagatgaagaggaacgTGCCCGCTGGTGACTCT GTAAAGGTGTCCAGACATGGGAATAGTGCACAGACCAAAGGAGGGAAAAGGTCTGGCGACAAAGCAGGACTCACTCCCCCCGTTACCAAGAAAAGCAAGGAGGTGGTTCTCTGA
- the LOC118770657 gene encoding uncharacterized protein LOC118770657, translated as MVGKGSLTPLSSQEEGSAAGAEVGTSPHSFSRYRALRRDSKFTKKTKNRQNQARKHSVETESQNQAQENDNAQSENLNQAREHDYTEAENPNQARDYCCLQAGSQAGDGTALHPRLQLAAIEVDVEINAAQKDSVNQVIVTPPEASPFKANGRRKSTPRKKRKQNSAEALGSADNPPGHQGSVLVNAPSEVSIISAAAVEELCDLRNYYSKQLQRINYISHEHLQDSDSGILTCSRGPMKSLRLPWGSSITRTVRNLWTRVSTRRKLIRR; from the exons ATGGTGGGGAAG GGGTCACTAACGCCTTTGTCTTCCCAGGAGGAAGGTTCGGCTGCAGGAGCTGAGGTGGGAACATCTCCTCACAGTTTCTCCAGGTACCGCGCCTTGCGCAGAGACAGCAAGTTCACCAAGAAAACCAAGAATCGGCAAAATCAGGCTCGAAAACATAGCGTCGAAACTGAAAGTCAGAATCAGGCCCAGGAAAATGACAACGCGCAATCTGAGAATTTGAATCAGGCCAGAGAACATGATTACACAGAAGCTGAGAATCCCAATCAGGCCAGAGATTACTGTTGCCTACAAGCTGGGAGCCAGGCTGGGGATGGCACCGCTTTACACCCACGACTCCAGCTTGCTGCCATAGAGGTGGACGTGGAGATCAATGCTGCGCAAAAAGACAGCGTTAACCAAGTGATAGTAACTCCTCCTGAAGCCTCCCCTTTCAAAGCCAATGGAAGACGGAAGTCAACCCCCAGGAAGAAACGGAAGCAAAACTCTGCTGAGGCTCTAGGCAGTGCTGACAATCCTCCTGGTCACCAGGGGTCAGTGTTGGTTAATGCCCCATCTGAGGTCTCCATcatttctgcagctgcagtggaggAGCTGTGTGATTTGCGCAACTATTACAGTAAGCAGCTGCAGAGAAttaactacatttcccatgagcaCCTGCAGGACTCTGACTCAGGGATCCTGACGTGCAGCCGAGGGCCAATGAAAAGTTTGAGGCTGCCCTGGGGGTCATCCATCACAAGGACTGTGCGCAACCTGTGGACGCGGGTCAGCACCAGGAGGAAACTGATCCGGAGATGA
- the pyroxd1 gene encoding pyridine nucleotide-disulfide oxidoreductase domain-containing protein 1, which produces MAATTAKRSKFVVVGGGIAGVTCAEQLASQFPSDEVVLLTAAPLIKAVTNFRQVSKTLEDFDVEEQPSSVLEEKYPNVKVIQSAVKGLQAKEHKLQTESGEEFHYEKLCLCTGGRPKLFTQDNPHVLGIRDTDSAQEFQKRLSKAKRIVVVGNGGIALELVYEVEGCEVIWAVKDKAIGNTFFDAGAAQFLIPSLSADKPERALPCKRARYTTEGAAPTCSPSTDRGAWNQSPGSAGELGSALGPDWHEGIELRGAQEVSHRVHVEYRCEVQTVYTRDEFTQSRQSPQPSSEPSTDTGLWPVYIQLTNGKTYGCDFIVSATGVTPNTEPFLQENNFAVAEDSGLRVDDHMRTSEPDVYAAGDVCTACWEPSPMWQQMRLWTQARQMGWFAARCMAADVLDEPIELDFCFELFSHITKFFNYKVVLLGKFNGQGLGQDHELLVRCTKGQEYVKVVLRGGRMMGAVLIGDTDLEETFENLILNQMDLSAYGEELLNPNIDIEDYFD; this is translated from the exons ATGGCAGCCACAACAGCCAAGAGAAGCAAATTTGTGGTGGTTGGCGGTGGCATTGCAGGTGTTACGTGTGCTGAACAG CTGGCGTCGCAGTTTCCATCCGATGAGGTCGTGCTTCTGACCGCTGCGCCTCTTATAAAGGCCGTGACGAACTTCAGACAG GTCTCCAAGACCCTGGAGGATTTTGATGTTGAAGAGCAGCCCTCCAGTGTTTTAGAAGAGAAGTATCCAAATGTGAAAGTAATCCAGTCAGCCGTGAAAGGACTACAAGCAAAGGAGCAT aagctgcagacagagagcgGGGAGGAGTTCCACTATGAgaagctgtgtctctgcactgGGGGCAGACCCAAACTCTTTACCCAGGACAACCCCCACGTACTGGGCATCCGAGACACAGACAGCGCCCAG GAATTTCAGAAGCGGTTGTCAAAAGCAAAGCGGATAGTTGTCGTTGGGAATGGAGGCATTGCCTTGGAGCTGGT gtATGAAGTAGAGGGCTGTGAGGTGATTTGGGCGGTGAAGGACAAGGCCATCGGGAACACCTTTTTTGATGCAGGCGCTGCACAGTTCCTCATCCCGTCCCTCAGCGCAGACAAGCCAGAGAGAGCCCTCCCCTGCAAGAGGGCCCGCTACACCACAGAAGGAGCCGCACCTACATGCTCACCCTCTACAG ACAGAGGTGCGTGGAACCAAAGCCCAGGTTCAGCAGGGGAATTGGGCAGTGCTCTGGGGCCAGACTGGCATGAGGGCATCGAGCTGAGAGGAGCGCAAGAG GTGTCTCACAGAGTCCATGTGGAGTATCGGTGTGAGGTACAGACGGTGTATACACGTGACGAATTCACGCAGTCTCGGCAGTCTCCACAGCCAAGCTCAGAGCCATCGACAGACACAG GGCTCTGGCCAGTGTACATCCAGCTAACCAATGGGAAAACCTACGGATGTGATTTCATTGTCAGTGCAACTGGGGTCACGCCAAACACTGAACCATTTCTCCAAGAAAACAAT TTTGCAGTGGCAGAGGACTCCGGCCTCAGAGTGGATGACCATATGCGAACCTCAGAGCCGGACGTGTACGCAGCTGGGGACGtgtgcactgcatgctgggagcccAGTCCCATGTGGCAACAG ATGCGCTTGTGGACCCAGGCCCGGCAGATGGGCTGGTTTGCAGCTCGGTGCATGGCCGCAGACGTTCTGGACGAGCCTATAGAGCTGGATTTCTGCTTCGAACTCTTCTCGCACATCACCAAGTTCTTCAACTATAAG GTGGTGCTGTTGGGGAAGTTCAACGGGCAGGGCCTGGGGCAGGACCACGAGCTTCTGGTGCGTTGCACCAAGGGGCAGGAGTACGTGAAGGTGGTGCTGAGAGGGGGCCGCATGATGGGGGCCGTGCTCATCGGAGACACAGATCTGGAGGAGACCTTCGAAAACCTCATCCTCAACCAGATGGACCTGTCCGCCTACGGAGAGGAGCTGCTAAACCCTAATATCGACATCGAGGACTACTTTGACTGA